Sequence from the Ereboglobus luteus genome:
CCGGTGTGCACAAATCGCCGCCCGACGGACCAGCGCCCTCTTCTTTTGGTGACACGGACGTGTCGTCCGAAATCGTCTATGTGCGCAGCCCTCGCGCGCGCCATTACCGGCTCACGCTCAGGCGCGACGGCTCCGCGGTTGTCACGATTCCATCGCGCGGCAGCGAACGCGAAGCGCGGCGTTTCGCGGCAGACCACGCGGACTGGCTTGCCCGCGCCCGGGCGCGCCAGGAGAAGAAGCCCCGCGCGGCAACAACCTGGGGCGTCGGCACGCGAATTCTCTGGCGCGGCGAAATGACCGCCATTCGCGTCGCCCCCGGATCCGCCGCCGAGCGCCCCGCCGTCGCGCTTGACGCAAACAATTCAGGCGCACCCGACACCTTTCGCGTTGCAAGCCTCACGTCCGACCTGCGCCCCACGCTTGAGGCTCATTTTTTGCGCATTGCCAAAGTGGAGCTCCCCGCGCGCACATGGGAGCTCGCCGCCGAGACGCGCGTGCCCGTCACCCGGGTCACCGTGCGCAATCAACGCACCCGTTGGGGTTCGTGCACGGCCGACGGCATTATCTCGCTCAACTGGCGTCTCGTGCAGGCCCCGATTTTTGTGCGCGACTATATTATTTACCACGAACTCATGCACCTGCGCGAAATGAACCACTCCGCGCGCTTCTGGGCGCGGGTCGCCGAGGTCTGCCCGTGGTGGCAGGACGCCGAGCGCTGGATCAAACAAAACGGCGGCCTGCTCGGACTGTAAGACAATATTGTCAAAACACGCCCCGGCGGCGGCGGCGACGCTGCGCTTGTGCCTTGTCCTGAACAAGCTGCTTGAATCCCCCAAACCGCAAAACCCGCGCAGTTCGCGCCAAAATGCACGCAGCGGCACTAGGCAATCTGTATTACTTTATGCGACACTGGGCTCTAGTTTTTCCTGAAACAACTTTCTTAACTTTATGAAAACATACCTGTATTTCACGCTCGCCCCGGAATCCCTCGTTGCATCGCATCTGCCCCCCGCCGAATTCGGCAACTACATCGCCGTCGGACCGAATCGCAATTCCAGCGGACAGGCACAGTTTTTCGAAATCGATCCCGAATGGCGCACCGACGCGCTCCCCATGCAGGACATCGCCAAGCGATGCGTCCCCCACCCCGACGGCGCCCCGCGCAAGTCAACTTACCTCGCCATCTATCGTGTCCTTGAGCACATTCCCTTTGGCGCCATCGGCGACCTGCACCTCGCCACGGCAAGCGGCATGGTGCTTTCGCTGAAAGCGAAAAACGATATTCCCCCAGAAACCGAGGACCGTTTTCATCTTTACCAGGAATATTGCCCCGCGCAGCCCCGCGTTGTCAGCATTTACGGACCGGCGCGTTTCGGCGCGCACCTCACCGACCCCGCGCAGCCCGTCAGTGTGCCCAAGCTCATTTTTGCGGAACTCAAACTTGGCAACCTCGCCAAGAACCCCGAGGCCACCGGCCTTGGCAACCTGCCTTATCCGAACATTGACCACCTGCGCGACTGCCTGCGCGAGTTTACCTTCAAGCCGGCAAAACCCACCAAGGTTTTCATTCGCAATGTCAGCGATGCCGTCCTCTACCGCACCATTCGCAACGGCTACTACGTGGGCCAGCAAAACGACATCAAGCATTACCCGCTTCCCGCGATCGACGAGCTCGAAACCACCCACCTCGACTGGTGGCGTTCGGCGCAAAATGTCTTCGGCGGCTGATTTCAGAACACACCCATAATGAGCGCATGACAACCATGTGCACCGCCCACGCGGACACGTGCATGCGCAAAAACCAAACCCTCACGCCATAGCTATATCCTCATTTAAAGATCAACAACTTCCGCAAGCCGCACTCCATTTTTTCTTAAACAACAATGATAACACAGTCCCCCATATTCTGGCTCACGCCACTGGCCTCAATTCTCGCACTCGGCTTTGCCGCGTGGTTTTATATGCGCATGAAAAGCGCGCCGGAGGGCACTTCGCGAATGGCGGAAATCGCCTCCCATGTGCGCGCCGGCGCAATGGCGTATCTGAAACAGCAATACAAAATCGTCGG
This genomic interval carries:
- a CDS encoding M48 family metallopeptidase → MPPEIQLDLFGLFTPASGVHKSPPDGPAPSSFGDTDVSSEIVYVRSPRARHYRLTLRRDGSAVVTIPSRGSEREARRFAADHADWLARARARQEKKPRAATTWGVGTRILWRGEMTAIRVAPGSAAERPAVALDANNSGAPDTFRVASLTSDLRPTLEAHFLRIAKVELPARTWELAAETRVPVTRVTVRNQRTRWGSCTADGIISLNWRLVQAPIFVRDYIIYHELMHLREMNHSARFWARVAEVCPWWQDAERWIKQNGGLLGL